Part of the Paenibacillus kyungheensis genome, AAGATGCTGCTTGTTGCTGTTGTTGCATATACATATATTGTTCCCAGTCTTTTTTATTTACAACATACGTGCTAGCGATCATATCATGCAATGCTTGCTTGTATTGTGTCCAACCTGCCATCATATAACCGATACATAAGATCATATACGACAAATTTTTAGCCCAATACCTTCCTGTTGCTCTACCGAAGCGAACCGGTTGAAAATAACGATCAACTACAATAATACCTACAGCCATTTTACCCGGTGTGGCGTGGTATTTGGATTTCTCAAACAAGCTATAATATAGCCAGGGCACTACCAATTCAACAATGGCATAGAAAATATAAAACATAATCAGAAAAGTGATATCTTGCGTAGTATATTCATATTCTTCTTTCAACCATACTCCATTCACAAATCCGAGGATAAACGGAATTCCTAGCAAAATAGATACCCCAAATCCTATAATAAAACCATCAATCAATGTAGCCGCTGTTCTTTTCCAAAATCCTGCGTATCCATAAGTCGTTGTTGCTACTCCATTCATTTCATCTAACTCCTATTCATCTATGTATATTACTGCTAACTTTGTTATTTTATACGATACGATTTTAAATTACTAGAGAATCATAGAGATAAAAAATAAGCGCACTCTACTTAACTACATGTAGAATACGCTTATATGAACTATTGACAATAGATTGCAGTAATATGTTGTTATTATTTTAATAGTATAGAAAATAGTAGATCAGGCTTTGTCTTCTTATAGACTTAGCGCTGATTGATGCACATTTTCACGTAGCGCTTCGACTGTCGTCAATGGTTCATGACATACAAAGCCTTCACAAATATACGCAGTCGCTTGACTCTGCTGCATCCCTTTGTCTTGCAAGTGAGGAAGCAACTCACGAATCGCTTCACCTGATGTACCATCAGCATGAATAATAAGAGAAGCAAATGGTAAATAAGCTTTTTGCACTTCAGCAATCATTTCTTGAAAATGGATATCTTCCACTTTCCCTGCAAGCACAATTTCTTGATTACCTTGTAATAATTGTAGCCCTGCTAGCAGTAACATAGAATAACCTGTTGGATATTGCTCAGCAGTCCCTGTAAATGTAGTCACAATTTGTTCGGCATATTGACGTAATTCTATATCTTGGGTCACCGCAGCTAATTTGGCTAACGTCCATGCAGCCACAGAATTACCAGATGGCATTGCTCCATCATAAATTTCTTTTGTACGCGTAATCAGTTGCTCTCCATCTTGACCTGTAAAATAAAATCCGCCTTGCTGTTCATCCCAAAATAGAGTAATCAATTGCTCTTTGAGCGTTATCGCATATTGCAGATACTTCGCCATGCCTGTCGCTTCATACAACTCCTGTAAGCCCCAGATTAGATAAGCATAATCATCTACATAAGCACTATAGGCAGCCTCTCCATCACGATAACGTGCAAGTAGACGACCATCTTCGCGGCGCATATGTTCCCAAATAAAATCTGCCGCTTTGACTGCTGCTTGTGCATATTCAGGCTTTTGCAACGTTTGGCTGGCTCTAGCGAGAGCCGCAATCATCATACCATTCCAAGCGGTTAATACTTTATCGTCTTTGGAAGGATGAACACGTTGCTCCCGGTAATCAAATAATTTCTGACGAGCCTCTTCTAGATCGGTGCGTAATGCCAGTTCATTGAGATCACGTTGCTCCGCTATTTCTGCTGTCGAAAAAGGAATAAGGTTAGGAATATTGTTACCTTCAAAATTGCCTTCTGGTGTAATATCGTACACATTACAATACTTATGCATTTCTTCTAACCCTAACACTTCTTCAATCTCATCGCGTGTAAATACATAAAACTTTCCTTCGACCCCTTCGGAGTCAGCATCTTCTGCACTGTAAAAAGCACCTTCAGGTGAAGTCATATCACGTAATACATACGTAAAGATCGATTCTGCAATATGTGCATATTTGGTATCACTTGTCAGACGATATCCATCCAGATAAGCAATCGCTAACAGTGAATTATCGTATAACATTTTCTCAAAATGAGGAACTAACCATTTCTCATCTGTGGAGTAGCGAGAAAATCCAAACCCAATATGATCATAAATCCCGCCACTGTACATATGATCTAACGTTTTGCGTACCATATTCAATGCTTGAGGTTCTTGATACACATGAGAATAAGCACTTAGAAACATCAAGTGATGAGGTGTCGGAAACTTA contains:
- a CDS encoding RDD family protein, whose product is MNGVATTTYGYAGFWKRTAATLIDGFIIGFGVSILLGIPFILGFVNGVWLKEEYEYTTQDITFLIMFYIFYAIVELVVPWLYYSLFEKSKYHATPGKMAVGIIVVDRYFQPVRFGRATGRYWAKNLSYMILCIGYMMAGWTQYKQALHDMIASTYVVNKKDWEQYMYMQQQQQAASWNQPEMSPYLQKDQQEWK
- a CDS encoding thioredoxin domain-containing protein, which translates into the protein MSTSNTSNRLAQEKSPYLLQHAHNPVHWFPWGEEAFNKAKAENKPIFLSVGYSTCHWCHVMEKESFENDEVAELLNESYISIKVDREERPDIDNLYMAYCQALTGQGGWPLTVLLTPDQKPFYAGTYFPKDTKYGRIGMMDMLSQIRDKWTEDRENIVKSGDDIVERMNRQQTKITQSGQFSEELVHRGYKTFVSSFDEVYGGFGGAPKFPTPHHLMFLSAYSHVYQEPQALNMVRKTLDHMYSGGIYDHIGFGFSRYSTDEKWLVPHFEKMLYDNSLLAIAYLDGYRLTSDTKYAHIAESIFTYVLRDMTSPEGAFYSAEDADSEGVEGKFYVFTRDEIEEVLGLEEMHKYCNVYDITPEGNFEGNNIPNLIPFSTAEIAEQRDLNELALRTDLEEARQKLFDYREQRVHPSKDDKVLTAWNGMMIAALARASQTLQKPEYAQAAVKAADFIWEHMRREDGRLLARYRDGEAAYSAYVDDYAYLIWGLQELYEATGMAKYLQYAITLKEQLITLFWDEQQGGFYFTGQDGEQLITRTKEIYDGAMPSGNSVAAWTLAKLAAVTQDIELRQYAEQIVTTFTGTAEQYPTGYSMLLLAGLQLLQGNQEIVLAGKVEDIHFQEMIAEVQKAYLPFASLIIHADGTSGEAIRELLPHLQDKGMQQSQATAYICEGFVCHEPLTTVEALRENVHQSALSL